In one window of Henckelia pumila isolate YLH828 chromosome 1, ASM3356847v2, whole genome shotgun sequence DNA:
- the LOC140861915 gene encoding uncharacterized protein, with protein MVQNTVQFGGMTIDDPYAYMKNFLEICDTFKMQGVSDDVICSITTWDDLAKAFLTKYFPPSKSMKLRADITTFAQGEQETLYEAWERYKDLLRRCPHHQLLDGLVVQTFYYGVPYSNRTMLDAATGGNLLRKSPEDGYELIEEMTSSRYHPQSDRNAAKRPARMHQVDAFTSVAA; from the exons ATGGTGCAAAACACAGTCCAGTTTGGTGGGATGACAATCGATGACCCATATGCTTACATGAAAAATTTTCTAGAAATCTGTGACACTTTCAAGATGCAGGGAGTTTCTGATGACGTTATTT GTTCCATCACCACTTGGGATGATCTCGCAAAGGCTTTTCTTACCAAATACTTCCCACCGTCCAAATCGATGAAGTTAAGAGCTGACATCACAACCTTTGCTCAAGGAGAACAGGAGACACTATATGAAGCATGGGAGCGCTACAAAGATCTATTGAGGAGATGCCCACATCACCAACTACTAGACGgtcttgtggtacaaactttttattatGGTGTTCCTTACTCAAATCGTaccatgttagatgcagctACAGGTGGTAATTTGTTACGAAAATCACCGGAAGATGGATATGAGTTAATTGAGGAGATGACATCCAGTAGATATCACCCTCAATCCGACAGGAATGCAGCCAAGAGACCCGCAAGAATGCATCAAGTTGATGCATTCACCTCAGTAGCAGCTTAG